In one window of Eggerthella guodeyinii DNA:
- the nrfD gene encoding NrfD/PsrC family molybdoenzyme membrane anchor subunit: MVWDGIVACDLFFAGLGAWAFVFTVLAGGRGAAARKVKLIGMGTAFVAVALGALILAVDARGGLLNPLRYLNLLGNFGSVMTWGVVLISLFLATAFACLVLLARREDPPRALELVGSALGVGVSLYTGVLLSTAPAFPLWNLAVLPAAFVVSAAYTGYAAYGLAARFAGAEGQAAPAWMGKAGIVLPAAEALLVAALLAVVAATQGSAAPSAAASVAQLLTGAYATAFWGGVVAVGLAAPCALAVVRGRRGVGAPGWMGPVEWACILVGGLAFRYVVVMAAVPLFA, translated from the coding sequence ATGGTGTGGGACGGTATCGTCGCCTGCGACCTGTTCTTCGCCGGGTTGGGCGCGTGGGCGTTCGTGTTCACGGTGCTGGCCGGCGGCAGGGGCGCGGCGGCGCGCAAGGTGAAGCTGATCGGCATGGGGACGGCGTTCGTCGCCGTGGCGCTCGGCGCGCTCATCCTGGCGGTGGACGCGCGGGGCGGGCTTTTGAACCCGCTGCGCTACCTCAACCTGCTGGGCAACTTCGGGTCGGTGATGACGTGGGGCGTGGTGCTGATCAGCCTGTTCCTGGCGACGGCGTTCGCCTGCCTCGTGCTGCTGGCGCGGCGCGAGGATCCGCCGCGCGCCCTCGAGCTCGTCGGGTCGGCGCTGGGCGTGGGCGTGTCGCTGTACACGGGCGTGCTGCTGAGCACCGCCCCGGCGTTCCCCCTGTGGAACCTCGCCGTGCTGCCGGCCGCGTTCGTGGTGTCGGCCGCTTACACGGGCTACGCGGCATACGGCCTGGCCGCGCGCTTCGCGGGCGCGGAAGGCCAGGCTGCGCCCGCGTGGATGGGCAAGGCGGGCATCGTGCTCCCCGCGGCGGAGGCGCTGCTGGTCGCCGCGCTCCTGGCCGTGGTGGCGGCGACGCAGGGCAGCGCCGCCCCGTCCGCGGCGGCTTCCGTGGCCCAGCTGCTGACGGGCGCGTACGCGACGGCGTTCTGGGGCGGCGTCGTGGCCGTGGGATTGGCGGCGCCGTGCGCGCTCGCCGTCGTGCGCGGCAGGCGGGGCGTTGGGGCGCCCGGCTGGATGGGCCCGGTCGAATGGGCCTGCATCCTCGTCGGAGGCCTCGCGTTCCGCTACGTCGTCGTGATGGCGGCCGTGCCGCTGTTCGCCTAA
- a CDS encoding molecular chaperone TorD family protein, translated as MNEEKPLAADACRGFAVIARACAAALASEPDEEVVDGVRRAARAVGDARFDGTRADAVLRQRYYDRFFVSASPFFLPLCESSVRGAAEEGGRLRYAPAGGARADHVLACYRAAGFEHRGVGGFDLAVRTLKPDSMVAELAFMASLAEAAANGAEGPAAARRSACLLRQFAREHAVGWFAAAARCAARADDDFYAGVCALAARAAEAVA; from the coding sequence ATGAACGAGGAGAAGCCGTTGGCGGCGGATGCGTGCCGGGGGTTCGCCGTCATCGCCCGCGCGTGCGCCGCGGCCCTGGCGAGCGAGCCTGACGAGGAGGTTGTCGACGGCGTGCGCCGGGCGGCGCGGGCGGTGGGCGACGCGCGGTTCGATGGGACGAGGGCCGATGCGGTTCTTCGGCAGCGCTACTACGACCGGTTCTTCGTGTCGGCGAGCCCCTTCTTCCTGCCGCTGTGCGAGAGCAGCGTGCGGGGCGCGGCGGAGGAGGGCGGGCGCCTGAGGTACGCGCCCGCCGGCGGCGCGCGGGCCGATCACGTGCTGGCGTGCTATCGGGCCGCGGGCTTCGAGCACCGCGGCGTCGGCGGCTTCGATTTGGCCGTCAGGACGCTGAAGCCCGACTCGATGGTCGCCGAGCTGGCGTTCATGGCCTCGCTCGCCGAGGCCGCCGCGAACGGCGCCGAAGGCCCCGCCGCGGCGCGCCGGTCGGCCTGCCTGCTGCGGCAGTTCGCGCGCGAGCACGCCGTCGGCTGGTTCGCCGCGGCGGCGCGCTGCGCCGCGCGCGCCGACGACGATTTCTACGCCGGCGTATGCGCCTTGGCAGCGCGGGCCGCGGAAGCCGTCGCCTGA
- a CDS encoding 4Fe-4S dicluster domain-containing protein encodes MSERRLGMVVDLALCIGCNACAVACKQENDVPLTKFNTWVESWDVDDGGRIRRANLPKLCNHCANPACVHVCPTGASYVDADGSVQVDAGKCIGCKYCMAACPFGVRYANEETGDVHKCTFCHHRTANGLLPACAGTCVTHARVFGDLNDPDSDVSKRLAAADDAGVLLADMGMSPSVHYLGLDKTMAMERVSAVHKGGNVKTPYEGRL; translated from the coding sequence ATGAGCGAACGGAGATTGGGGATGGTCGTCGACCTCGCGCTCTGCATCGGCTGCAACGCATGCGCGGTGGCCTGCAAGCAGGAGAACGACGTGCCGCTGACGAAATTCAACACGTGGGTGGAAAGCTGGGACGTGGACGACGGAGGGCGCATCCGCCGCGCCAACCTGCCGAAGCTGTGCAACCACTGCGCGAACCCCGCGTGCGTGCACGTATGCCCGACGGGCGCCAGCTACGTGGACGCGGACGGCTCGGTGCAGGTCGATGCCGGCAAGTGCATCGGCTGCAAGTACTGCATGGCCGCCTGTCCCTTCGGCGTGCGCTACGCCAACGAGGAGACGGGCGACGTGCACAAGTGCACGTTCTGCCACCACCGCACGGCCAACGGGCTGCTGCCGGCTTGCGCCGGGACGTGCGTGACCCATGCGCGCGTGTTCGGCGATCTGAACGACCCCGACAGCGACGTCTCGAAGCGGCTGGCCGCGGCGGACGACGCGGGCGTGCTACTGGCCGACATGGGCATGAGCCCGTCGGTGCACTACCTGGGCTTGGACAAGACGATGGCGATGGAGCGCGTATCCGCCGTGCACAAGGGCGGCAACGTGAAAACGCCGTACGAGGGGAGGCTGTAA
- a CDS encoding sensor histidine kinase → MHQLNVALDGYSALLCAVLGSYVLIGGDRRDQANRCFVGICACNAVMALGDLTSWAFAAPLNGTEHAVMLAGTFLFYAAPAPLFLCFTGYIVAFLSKRTALPHNYLRLSVVLFSLYMAGCVASLFNGMFYSVDPATGYARGPLFWLAQTVPVILHLRNAAIVVRYRSCLERKELLGFAGYIALPIAAEAIQVAWFGIALMNTAVAFAILLVFLSIQSERKALLARREQELAEARSDIMLSQIQPHFLYNTLTGIRELCSSDPAEAARAVNDFSLFLRENMASLTSKEPIPFERELRHTMTYLSLEQRRFGTRLQVEFDIAHRAFRLPPLTVQALAENAVRHGVSAREEGGCVRIATCEDGGVSVVTVSDDGAGFDAARAAAGDGRVHVGIQNVRARLADGCRGTLEVRSEPGAGTTATIRIPRADGDRGGEEGGPR, encoded by the coding sequence TTGCACCAGCTCAACGTAGCGCTCGACGGGTACAGCGCCCTGCTCTGCGCAGTGCTGGGATCATACGTGCTGATCGGCGGCGATCGCCGCGATCAAGCGAACCGGTGCTTCGTCGGGATCTGCGCGTGCAACGCCGTCATGGCGCTCGGCGACCTGACGTCCTGGGCGTTCGCCGCGCCGCTGAACGGGACCGAGCACGCCGTCATGCTCGCGGGGACGTTCCTGTTCTACGCGGCTCCGGCGCCCCTCTTCCTGTGCTTCACCGGCTACATCGTCGCCTTCCTCTCGAAGCGCACCGCGCTGCCGCACAACTACCTCCGGCTGTCCGTCGTCCTGTTCTCGCTCTACATGGCGGGGTGCGTCGCCTCGCTGTTCAACGGGATGTTCTACTCGGTCGACCCCGCGACCGGCTACGCGCGCGGACCGCTGTTCTGGCTGGCGCAGACGGTGCCCGTCATCCTGCACCTGCGCAACGCCGCCATCGTGGTGCGCTACCGCTCCTGCCTCGAGCGCAAGGAGTTGCTGGGCTTCGCCGGCTACATCGCGCTGCCCATCGCGGCGGAGGCGATCCAGGTGGCGTGGTTCGGCATCGCGCTCATGAACACCGCCGTGGCCTTCGCCATCCTGCTCGTGTTCCTGAGCATCCAGTCCGAGCGCAAGGCGCTGCTCGCCCGGCGCGAGCAGGAGCTGGCCGAGGCGCGCTCCGACATCATGCTGAGCCAGATCCAGCCGCACTTCCTGTACAACACGCTGACCGGCATCCGCGAGCTGTGCTCGAGCGACCCCGCCGAGGCGGCGCGGGCGGTGAACGATTTCTCGCTGTTCCTGCGCGAGAACATGGCCTCGCTCACCAGCAAGGAGCCCATCCCCTTCGAGCGCGAGCTGCGCCACACGATGACGTACCTCAGCCTCGAGCAGCGCCGCTTCGGCACGAGGCTGCAGGTGGAGTTCGACATCGCCCATCGCGCCTTCAGGCTGCCGCCGCTCACCGTGCAGGCGCTGGCCGAGAACGCGGTGCGCCACGGCGTGTCCGCGCGGGAAGAGGGCGGGTGCGTGCGCATCGCCACCTGCGAGGACGGGGGCGTCAGCGTGGTGACGGTGAGCGACGACGGCGCGGGCTTCGACGCCGCGCGGGCCGCCGCGGGCGACGGGCGCGTGCATGTGGGCATCCAGAACGTGCGCGCGCGGCTGGCGGACGGGTGCCGGGGAACGCTCGAGGTGCGCAGCGAACCCGGCGCGGGCACGACGGCGACGATCCGCATCCCGCGCGCCGACGGCGATCGCGGCGGCGAGGAAGGAGGCCCCCGGTGA
- a CDS encoding helix-turn-helix transcriptional regulator: protein MREYCARYKSPYLRETLGFALFLAWVYCSLFGCGLASYENSPVGVTTVYNLEHVWMVSGLFEALGGIAGIVAARFVPMPDRLLKGRVLGALALACAVVGNYVTMTAWADFPGLFWQLYPLGGALTGAAIALFIMLWGVRLGSYDEAYAEFAIPLSFTLAFALYFVLLLTKQGHVPMFVALALMIAASTFFAVRSNVAERAEAPRAGRGRPERDEGGRQGLLSFATLIAVSWVQVAFFRIISTPSLTGDRFTHYLLPFSCACVLSLAMFLLCLRMSRYLNISLAYRWSLPLFMLSYLPIFADYDNAELRMLAYAINFLGMFGVQFGSWVGMCKRLHRSHGNALRLLGAYAFGEGLGIFAGCVVGLYVVESMDAHGMMEVSIALMAAVIFAAMVTGFNPAWLFDRPSAARDGDRDGMRADAADGGGEGGIALLHRQEAQALQTAYGLTSRETDVAALLLAGRSRPFIRDELVVSINTVSTHVRSIFSKCSVHSQQELMLLARNGSPAASEGDRRA, encoded by the coding sequence ATGAGAGAATACTGCGCTCGCTACAAATCGCCATACCTGCGCGAAACCCTGGGATTCGCGCTCTTCCTCGCGTGGGTGTACTGCAGCCTGTTCGGCTGCGGCTTGGCCAGTTACGAGAACTCGCCGGTCGGCGTGACGACGGTGTACAACCTCGAGCACGTCTGGATGGTGAGCGGGCTCTTCGAAGCCCTGGGAGGCATCGCCGGCATCGTGGCCGCCCGCTTCGTCCCGATGCCCGACCGCCTGCTGAAAGGGCGCGTCCTGGGCGCGCTCGCGCTCGCGTGCGCGGTCGTGGGAAACTACGTCACCATGACCGCCTGGGCGGACTTCCCCGGCCTGTTCTGGCAGCTCTACCCGCTCGGCGGGGCGCTGACCGGCGCAGCCATCGCGCTGTTCATCATGCTGTGGGGCGTACGCCTCGGCTCCTACGACGAGGCGTACGCGGAATTCGCCATCCCGCTGTCGTTCACGCTGGCCTTCGCCCTGTACTTCGTGCTGCTGCTGACGAAGCAGGGTCACGTGCCCATGTTCGTCGCGCTCGCCCTCATGATCGCCGCTTCGACGTTCTTCGCCGTGCGCAGCAACGTCGCCGAGCGCGCGGAAGCCCCGAGGGCCGGGCGAGGCCGCCCGGAACGCGACGAGGGCGGTCGGCAGGGCCTGCTCTCGTTCGCCACGCTCATAGCGGTATCGTGGGTGCAGGTGGCGTTCTTCCGCATCATATCGACGCCGAGCCTCACCGGGGATCGCTTCACCCACTACCTGCTGCCGTTCTCGTGCGCCTGCGTGCTGTCGCTCGCCATGTTCCTGCTGTGCCTGCGCATGTCGCGCTACCTGAACATCTCGCTCGCCTACCGGTGGAGCCTGCCGCTGTTCATGCTCAGCTACCTGCCCATCTTCGCCGACTACGACAACGCCGAGCTGCGCATGCTGGCCTACGCCATCAACTTCCTCGGGATGTTCGGCGTGCAGTTCGGCAGCTGGGTGGGCATGTGCAAGCGCCTGCATCGCTCGCACGGCAACGCCCTGCGGCTGCTCGGCGCCTACGCGTTCGGCGAGGGGCTCGGCATCTTCGCCGGATGCGTCGTCGGCCTGTACGTGGTGGAGTCGATGGACGCGCACGGCATGATGGAAGTGTCCATCGCGCTCATGGCGGCCGTGATCTTCGCCGCCATGGTCACCGGGTTCAACCCCGCCTGGCTGTTCGACCGGCCGAGCGCCGCGCGCGACGGCGACCGCGACGGAATGCGCGCCGACGCGGCCGACGGCGGCGGCGAGGGCGGCATCGCCCTGCTGCACCGGCAGGAAGCGCAGGCCCTTCAGACGGCCTACGGCCTCACGAGCCGCGAAACCGACGTGGCCGCCCTCCTGCTGGCCGGTCGCAGCCGGCCCTTCATCCGCGACGAGCTCGTGGTGTCCATCAACACGGTGAGCACGCACGTGCGCAGCATCTTCTCGAAATGCAGCGTGCACTCGCAGCAGGAGCTCATGCTCCTCGCCCGCAACGGCTCGCCAGCGGCGAGCGAGGGCGACCGGCGCGCGTAA
- a CDS encoding lectin like domain-containing protein, whose product MTARTPFPRLARIVLACALAAGLAPALAHAEEAPRESDVVDRFAAKSEQALNRYALTGNIDDLRDVTAYANADAVVAARSSEALPPTYDLRDEGLVTPVKLQNPWGTCWSFGAIAACETSIMSELGWNADAGQVLDLSELHTAWFAYTPLADDAGSQAGEGRHSTSSDPNAILNEGGMLYTVTSVLSSGIGPVLESDAPYRNKAGDVEYVERPTDGARFPYCYSAEGDWSVPEDQRFAQVMELEESCVLPSPASKDADGAYRYDPAGTDAIKGELKEGRAVEIAFAADQSKPNQADPAKYINANDNAWAHYTYDADAEATHAVAIVGWDDAYGADNFLEGHQPPGDGAWIVKNSWGSSSESFPNGFEGTPINGWGVDGEGYFYLSYYDRSISVPESFDFYTEGFEPDAEAGYYFVNQYDYMPSDGVAAIQKDEEVAMANVFEAEENQLVRSLSCETASPNTTATYELYRLNDGFENPTDGELLTAESRTYEYGGYHRIQLDEGGFPLEKGQRFSVVVTLRQADGQYAVLTDRALNEEGLEKVNENLPEEDKGIVYSVGVVNPGESCLLEDGVWTDWADDVAAIKAKAVEETGTSTFDYDNFALKAYADPIAEPPIHEAVAVPDLVGLTEAEALAALERVGLRGEAGAAEHSDAVEAGRVARQDTAAGAEADKGYLVTYFLSLGKDPAAAPGGPAGGGDEQGAAAPVAKRLASTGDEGSPSAVALAVVGAIAACSAAAAFAFARKRRPRC is encoded by the coding sequence GTGACCGCAAGAACGCCCTTCCCGCGGCTGGCCCGCATCGTCTTGGCATGCGCGCTGGCGGCAGGGCTCGCCCCCGCCCTCGCCCATGCCGAGGAGGCGCCTCGCGAAAGCGACGTCGTCGACCGGTTCGCCGCCAAAAGCGAGCAGGCCTTGAACCGCTACGCCCTCACGGGCAACATCGACGACCTGCGCGACGTCACCGCCTACGCCAACGCGGACGCCGTCGTCGCGGCGCGCTCGAGCGAGGCGCTTCCCCCAACGTACGACCTGCGCGACGAGGGCTTGGTCACGCCCGTGAAACTCCAGAACCCGTGGGGCACGTGCTGGAGCTTCGGCGCCATCGCGGCGTGCGAGACGAGCATCATGTCCGAGCTGGGCTGGAACGCCGACGCCGGCCAGGTGCTGGATCTTTCCGAGCTGCATACGGCCTGGTTCGCCTACACGCCGCTGGCGGACGACGCGGGATCGCAGGCAGGCGAAGGGCGCCATTCCACGTCGAGCGACCCCAACGCCATCCTCAACGAGGGCGGCATGCTGTACACGGTCACCTCGGTGCTGTCTTCCGGCATCGGCCCCGTGCTGGAATCGGACGCCCCCTACCGGAACAAGGCGGGCGACGTCGAGTACGTCGAAAGGCCGACCGACGGGGCGAGGTTCCCCTACTGCTACTCCGCCGAAGGCGACTGGTCGGTTCCCGAAGACCAACGCTTCGCGCAGGTCATGGAACTGGAGGAGAGCTGCGTGCTCCCCTCGCCCGCCAGCAAGGACGCCGACGGCGCGTACCGGTACGACCCCGCCGGCACCGACGCCATCAAAGGCGAGCTCAAGGAGGGGCGCGCCGTCGAGATAGCCTTCGCCGCCGACCAATCGAAGCCGAACCAGGCCGATCCCGCGAAGTACATCAACGCGAACGACAACGCCTGGGCGCACTACACCTACGACGCCGATGCCGAGGCGACCCACGCGGTCGCCATCGTCGGCTGGGACGACGCGTACGGCGCAGACAACTTCCTCGAAGGCCACCAGCCCCCGGGCGACGGCGCCTGGATCGTCAAGAACAGCTGGGGATCGAGCTCCGAATCGTTCCCGAACGGCTTCGAGGGCACCCCGATCAACGGGTGGGGCGTCGACGGGGAGGGGTACTTCTACCTTTCCTATTACGACCGGAGCATATCAGTCCCCGAATCGTTCGACTTCTACACCGAGGGTTTCGAGCCCGACGCCGAGGCCGGCTACTACTTCGTCAACCAGTACGACTACATGCCCTCCGACGGCGTGGCGGCCATCCAGAAAGACGAGGAGGTGGCGATGGCCAACGTGTTCGAGGCCGAGGAGAACCAGCTCGTGCGCTCGCTGTCCTGCGAGACCGCGAGCCCGAACACGACGGCCACCTACGAGCTGTACCGTTTGAACGACGGGTTCGAGAACCCGACGGACGGCGAGCTCCTGACCGCGGAGAGCAGGACGTACGAGTACGGAGGCTACCACCGCATCCAGCTGGACGAAGGCGGTTTCCCCCTCGAGAAGGGGCAGCGCTTCTCGGTCGTGGTGACGCTTCGGCAAGCCGACGGCCAATACGCGGTGCTAACCGACCGGGCGCTCAACGAGGAGGGGCTGGAGAAGGTCAACGAGAACCTCCCCGAGGAGGATAAGGGCATCGTCTACTCCGTCGGCGTGGTGAACCCCGGCGAGAGCTGCCTTCTCGAGGACGGCGTTTGGACCGACTGGGCCGACGACGTCGCCGCCATCAAGGCGAAGGCCGTCGAAGAGACGGGGACCAGCACCTTCGACTACGACAACTTCGCCCTCAAAGCCTACGCCGACCCCATCGCCGAGCCGCCCATCCACGAGGCCGTCGCCGTCCCCGACCTGGTCGGGCTGACCGAAGCCGAAGCGTTGGCCGCGCTCGAGCGCGTCGGGCTGCGAGGAGAGGCGGGCGCCGCCGAGCATTCCGACGCCGTGGAGGCCGGGCGCGTCGCGCGCCAGGACACGGCGGCGGGCGCGGAAGCGGACAAGGGCTACCTCGTCACCTACTTCCTGTCGCTCGGGAAAGACCCCGCTGCCGCCCCTGGCGGGCCCGCGGGCGGCGGCGACGAGCAGGGCGCCGCCGCGCCCGTCGCGAAGCGCCTCGCCTCCACCGGCGACGAGGGATCGCCGAGCGCCGTCGCGCTGGCCGTCGTCGGCGCGATCGCGGCATGCTCCGCCGCCGCGGCCTTCGCGTTCGCCCGCAAGCGGAGACCGCGATGCTGA
- a CDS encoding molybdopterin dinucleotide binding domain-containing protein → MGDMNMDRRTFVEAMGALGALSLAGASLGAQPAVAVAAETAFPEPGTGKPIEARIDPETGDVAVNEDVIVRYSGCVGCYSSCGNRVKLDRATGRVLGVGGNPYNPACAYPYLNHEEPLEEAYRSMSYANGKGNLLHGTVCGRGNGTLDAVSQPDRITVPLKRAGKRGEGKWKPIGWDQLIKEVTEGGKLFADIGEDRDVEGFKALCDASTPMNAEQPDLGPVSNQLVMLGGRADGRGAFSSRFAASFGTLNQYGHVSSCAGANGAGSLLQESVNTMMPDPEEAEYALWFGGFPGASGINFQSSAKRTTKNLAAGKLKIDVIDPTLANGAVTPTMPGISWVPIKPATNGAFASALTRSIIDGKRHNARFLAFPNQEAAVAGGYASHTNASYLVIVDEGHPNHRKLMRAADAGIDAPEAKDKAGKPVEQYVVVDAATGEPALHSQCSQGALEYEGEVNGVKVRTGFLLLKETVSAYTMDEYAEITGVSVDELERIAKEYASHGVKACIWANGGSCIAVNGLDASMGTVVLRALIGSNQMTGGNVPYSMTPVAMGNGARYKLNDIEGKPDVSAKNATAIARTGKAWEGTAEYANRVAAGEKDPKPALPWYPNAPLSDAQTLMSIVNRYPYQAKILTTWMNNVLQATPGAMRDEVIDRFKDPAYVPLHIACDLVIGEGTQYADYVVPDVSQYESFGIPQVGTAFTGYGSTVRWQVKEPESIRLDDGRHASWEAFLADVAKACELPGWGEGAIKDVDGKAWPLDDAVDYYLKAVANLAYGETPVEDIAPEEARLQGLDELPPAFADAVSAEEWPKVQSVLSRGGRYWPMSFIFGDDGRSKWYKDNYCAFVYSEKRALAKNCYSGERLPGTLHYRPQTFSDLSPMTERFSIDEFPFTASEHKPRFRSVSMLANSPIMRDLCDHNYIEINEEDAAALGIADGDEVKITNPIGDVSTGEAMVRAGQVKGAFSSSFGYGHRAYGAQDIEVDGKLAKGNPAIAAGVYVTTMLDPTVTADGVLGIIADNDASCPGRSGGMFNIEKA, encoded by the coding sequence ATGGGGGACATGAACATGGATCGACGCACGTTCGTCGAGGCGATGGGGGCGCTCGGCGCGCTGTCGCTCGCAGGCGCGAGCCTGGGAGCGCAGCCGGCGGTCGCCGTCGCCGCCGAAACCGCTTTCCCGGAACCCGGGACGGGCAAGCCCATCGAGGCGCGCATCGATCCCGAAACAGGGGACGTCGCCGTCAACGAGGACGTGATCGTGCGGTACTCGGGCTGCGTGGGGTGCTACAGCTCGTGCGGCAACCGCGTGAAGCTCGACCGGGCAACCGGGCGCGTGCTGGGCGTGGGCGGCAACCCGTACAACCCCGCGTGCGCGTACCCGTACCTGAACCACGAGGAGCCGCTCGAGGAGGCGTACCGCTCGATGAGCTACGCCAACGGCAAGGGCAACCTGCTGCACGGCACGGTGTGCGGGCGCGGCAACGGCACGCTCGACGCCGTCAGCCAGCCCGATCGCATCACCGTGCCGCTCAAGCGCGCCGGCAAGCGCGGCGAGGGGAAGTGGAAGCCCATCGGCTGGGACCAGCTTATCAAGGAGGTGACCGAGGGCGGCAAGCTGTTCGCCGACATCGGGGAGGATCGCGACGTCGAAGGGTTCAAGGCGCTCTGCGACGCGTCGACGCCGATGAACGCCGAGCAGCCCGATCTGGGCCCCGTGTCGAACCAGCTGGTCATGCTGGGCGGCCGGGCCGACGGGCGCGGCGCGTTCAGCAGCCGCTTCGCCGCTTCGTTCGGAACGCTCAACCAGTACGGGCACGTGTCCAGCTGCGCCGGCGCCAACGGCGCGGGCTCGCTTCTGCAGGAATCGGTCAACACCATGATGCCCGACCCCGAGGAGGCGGAGTATGCGCTGTGGTTCGGCGGGTTCCCCGGAGCGAGCGGGATCAACTTCCAAAGCTCCGCCAAGCGCACCACGAAGAACCTCGCCGCCGGCAAGCTCAAGATCGACGTCATCGACCCCACGCTGGCGAACGGCGCCGTGACGCCCACGATGCCGGGCATCAGCTGGGTCCCCATCAAGCCGGCCACGAACGGCGCGTTCGCTTCGGCCCTGACGCGCAGCATCATCGACGGCAAGCGCCACAACGCCCGGTTCCTGGCGTTCCCCAACCAGGAGGCCGCCGTCGCGGGCGGGTATGCCTCGCACACCAACGCCTCCTACCTCGTCATCGTCGACGAGGGGCATCCGAACCACCGCAAGCTCATGCGCGCGGCCGATGCCGGCATCGACGCTCCCGAGGCCAAGGACAAGGCCGGCAAGCCGGTGGAGCAGTACGTCGTCGTCGACGCGGCCACCGGGGAGCCGGCCTTGCACTCCCAGTGCTCTCAGGGCGCGCTCGAGTACGAGGGCGAGGTGAACGGCGTCAAGGTGCGCACGGGCTTCCTCCTGCTCAAGGAGACGGTGAGCGCCTACACGATGGACGAGTACGCCGAAATCACGGGCGTTTCCGTCGACGAGCTCGAGCGCATCGCGAAGGAGTACGCCTCCCACGGCGTCAAGGCGTGCATCTGGGCCAACGGCGGTTCCTGCATCGCGGTCAACGGGCTGGACGCCTCCATGGGCACGGTCGTGCTGCGCGCCCTCATCGGGTCGAACCAGATGACCGGCGGCAACGTGCCGTACAGCATGACCCCCGTGGCCATGGGCAACGGCGCGCGCTACAAGCTGAACGACATCGAGGGCAAGCCGGACGTGTCGGCCAAGAACGCCACGGCCATCGCGCGCACGGGCAAGGCATGGGAGGGCACGGCCGAGTACGCCAACCGCGTCGCGGCCGGTGAGAAGGATCCCAAGCCGGCGCTGCCCTGGTACCCCAACGCGCCGCTTTCGGACGCCCAGACGCTCATGTCCATCGTCAACCGCTACCCCTACCAGGCCAAGATCCTCACCACGTGGATGAACAACGTGCTGCAGGCCACGCCGGGCGCGATGCGCGACGAGGTGATCGACCGGTTCAAGGATCCGGCGTACGTGCCCCTGCATATCGCCTGCGACCTCGTCATCGGCGAGGGCACCCAGTACGCCGACTACGTCGTGCCCGACGTCAGCCAGTACGAGAGCTTCGGCATCCCCCAGGTGGGGACCGCGTTCACGGGCTACGGCAGCACGGTGCGCTGGCAGGTGAAGGAGCCCGAGAGCATCCGGCTCGACGACGGCCGCCATGCGAGCTGGGAGGCGTTCCTGGCGGACGTGGCGAAGGCGTGCGAGCTGCCCGGTTGGGGCGAGGGCGCCATCAAGGACGTTGACGGCAAGGCGTGGCCGCTCGACGACGCGGTCGACTACTACCTGAAGGCGGTGGCGAACCTCGCGTACGGCGAGACGCCGGTCGAGGACATCGCGCCCGAGGAGGCGCGCCTGCAAGGCCTCGACGAGCTTCCGCCCGCGTTCGCCGACGCGGTGTCGGCCGAGGAGTGGCCGAAGGTGCAGAGCGTGCTCTCGCGCGGCGGGCGCTACTGGCCCATGTCGTTCATCTTCGGGGACGACGGCCGCAGCAAGTGGTACAAGGACAACTACTGCGCCTTCGTGTACAGCGAGAAGCGCGCGCTCGCGAAGAACTGCTACTCGGGCGAACGGCTGCCCGGCACGCTGCACTACCGGCCGCAGACGTTCAGCGACCTGTCGCCCATGACCGAACGGTTCTCGATCGACGAGTTCCCGTTCACGGCTTCCGAGCACAAGCCGCGCTTCCGCTCGGTGTCGATGCTGGCGAACAGCCCTATCATGCGCGACCTGTGCGATCACAACTACATCGAGATCAACGAGGAGGACGCCGCCGCCCTCGGCATCGCCGACGGCGACGAGGTCAAGATCACGAACCCGATCGGCGACGTGAGCACGGGCGAGGCCATGGTGCGCGCCGGGCAGGTGAAGGGCGCGTTCAGCTCGTCGTTCGGCTACGGGCACCGCGCTTACGGCGCGCAGGACATCGAGGTGGACGGAAAGCTGGCGAAGGGCAACCCCGCCATCGCCGCGGGCGTCTACGTGACGACGATGCTCGATCCCACCGTCACGGCCGACGGCGTGCTCGGCATCATCGCGGACAACGACGCCTCATGCCCCGGGCGCTCCGGCGGCATGTTCAACATCGAGAAAGCGTAA